A window from Hymenobacter volaticus encodes these proteins:
- a CDS encoding VOC family protein — protein sequence MQRITPFLTYNDKAEDAATFYTSLFNDSRITKTTYYPEGTPMPKGSVMTVEFELANQPYVALNGGPHFTFTEGFSLSVSCTSQAEIDELWEKLTGNGGQPGQCGWLKDQFGLSWQITPANIGQLLQSNDPARAQRKMAAMLQMYKIDIAALEQA from the coding sequence ATGCAAAGAATCACCCCATTTCTGACCTACAATGATAAAGCAGAAGATGCTGCTACGTTTTATACCAGCCTTTTCAACGATTCGAGAATTACGAAAACCACGTACTACCCCGAAGGCACACCCATGCCAAAAGGCAGCGTAATGACGGTTGAATTTGAATTGGCCAACCAACCGTACGTGGCGCTGAATGGAGGGCCTCACTTCACATTTACCGAGGGCTTCTCGCTATCCGTGAGCTGCACAAGCCAAGCGGAAATAGACGAACTATGGGAAAAGCTCACGGGCAATGGTGGCCAACCCGGCCAATGCGGGTGGCTTAAAGATCAATTTGGGCTATCCTGGCAAATCACGCCGGCCAACATAGGTCAGCTGCTGCAAAGCAATGATCCGGCGCGGGCACAGCGCAAAATGGCCGCTATGCTGCAGATGTACAAAATCGATATTGCCGCTCTAGAACAAGCCTAA